In the genome of Pontibacter actiniarum, the window AACCTGGTCTCCAACGCCATCAAGTTCACCCCCGACAACGGAAATATCACTGTTTCGGTGCAGGAGGAAGAGGGCCATGTGCTTGTAACGGTGGCGGATACCGGCATCGGCATTCCTGCAAAGGTACAACCCCACCTGTTCGAGAGGTTTACCGTGGCCCGCAGAGCCGGGCTAAGGGGGGAGAAAGCGACCGGACTGGGGATGTCCATCATTAAAACAATTGTGGAGCTGCACAAGGGCGAGATTACCTTCCAAAGCCAGGAAGGGGTTGGTACGACCTTTTACATTAAGCTGCCAAAAGAGTAGGCTTTACCGGGCGGTATCCAGGACTCGCTGCAGCTTTTCCTTCGTCAGTGGCTTATGGCAAAACGCCGCCGCCACATACTTCTTTGCCTTCTCCATTTCCCACGGGTTCTGAGAGCTGCTCAGCAGCACCACCTTCGCCTGCGCCAGGCTTTCGCTGCCGAGCTTCTCCAGCTCGGCCAGGAAGCCAAAGCCGTCCATGACCGGCATTTTGAGGTCGAGCAGGACAAGCTGCGGAACCCGGTTCTGTGCAACAGCCTCCTTAAAGAGCTCCAGCCCCTCCAGCCCGTTCCTGGCCGTCTGGGTCTGCTCTCCTATACCCATGCTTTTCAGTATCCGCGTGGTCAGGAAAATGCTGGTTGGGTCGTCGTCAATAACGAGTACTCTCTCTACGTGATTCATGCAGGGCGCATCTGGTTCTACAGCGTTTACCCCTAAAATACGCATATATTTCAAATAGGGCCTATGCATAGCGCCTTTTGCAGCAAAACGCAGGAGCCGCCGGCACGCAAACTCCTGCTATACAACATAGTAGCGCCTGAAACAAAAATCCACACTTGCCTCGCTCTGGGGCGGGCCGTGAGGCCCTCAGCAGCTAAAGCAGCCTAAAAAAAGAAGAAGCGCCCTTCTCTTGGTCAGAAGGGCGCTTCTTTGTTGTATGGTTTTGCCGCTGTTACGCCGAAGTGCGAGCCAGCCGGTTATCCGATGTTACTTTGCCACGCTTCGCTCTATTTCGCGCAGGTTCTCCATTTTCTTATTGCGCAGGAAGCCGTTAATATCCTCGAAGTGCTCCTTAATGCGCTTGTTGCCAAACTCAAACACCTTCGTGGCCAACCCGTCCAGGAAGTCCCGGTCGTGCGACACCAGGATCAGTGTTCCGTCGAAAGCCTTGAGCGCATCTTTCAGGATGTCCTTGGTCTTGAGGTCCAGGTGGTTGGTCGGTTCGTCGAGGATCAGGAGGTTGACAGGCTGCAGCAGCAGTTTGATCATCGCCAGGCGCGTTTTCTCCCCCCCGGACAATACCTTCACCTTCTTCTCCACGGTATCTCCACTGAACATGAAAGCGCCCAGCAGGTCTTTGATCTTCGTGCGCACGTCGCCAACGGCTATCTGATCAATCGTCTGGAACACCGTCAGGTCCTCGTCGAGCAGGGAGGCCTGGTTCTGGGCGAAGTAGCCGATCATGCAGTTGTGGCCCAACTGAAGCTTGCCGTCATAGTCCAGCTCCCCCATAATGGCTTTCACGAGGGTAGACTTTCCTTCACCGTTTTTCCCGACAAAGGCAATTTTCTCTCCGCGCTCAATCGTCAGCGAGGCATCCGCAAACACGGTGTGGTCGCCGTACTTCTTGGTAAGGTCCTCGACGATCACCGGGTAGTTTCCGGAGCGCGGGGCCGGCGGGAACTTCACGTTCAGGGCAGAGGTATCCACCTCATCCACCTCCACAATCTCCATTTTCTCCAGCATCTTTACCCGCGACTGCACCTGCAGCGTCTTGGAGTAAGTCCCTTTAAAGCGGTCGATGAACGTCTGAATCTCGGCAATTTCCTTCTGCTGGTCATCGTACTGCTTCTGCTGCTGCTCGCGGCGCTCTTTGCGCAGCTGCAGGTATTGGGTGTAGTTAACTTTGTAGTCGTAGATGCGGCCCATCGTAACCTCTATGGTGCGGTTGGTGATGTTGTCCACAAAGGTTTTGTCGTGCGAGATCACGATCACCGCCTTGGCGTTGTTCACCAGGAAGTCCTCTAGCCACTGGATGGACTCAATGTCCATGTGGTTGGTCGGCTCGTCGAGCAGGATCAGGTCCGGCTTCTGCAGCAGGATCTTGGCCAGCTCGATACGCATGCGCCAGCCGCCGCTGAACTCGCTCGTGGGCCGGGTGAAATCAGCGCGCAGGAAGCCCAGGCCCAGCAGCGTTTTCTCCACCTCGGCGTCAAAGTTTATTTCCTCGATGGAATAGTACTTCTCCCCAAGCTCCGAGACCTGCTCAATCAATTTGTAGTAGTCATCAGAATCGTAGTCGGTGCGGGTCTCCAGCTGTGCGTTTAGTTCGTCCATTTGCGCCTTCATGTCCAGTATTCTGGAAAAGGCCTTGGAGGCTTCCTCAAACACGGTGCATTTGTCCTCTGTTAGCAAGTGCTGCGGCAGGTAGGCGATCACGGCATCCTTGGGCGCCGATATTTTACCGCGCGTGGGCTTGTTTACCCCCGCAATGGTTTTGAGCAGCGTCGATTTACCTGCGCCGTTCTTCCCCATGAGGGCAATGCGATCGTTCTCGTTGATGTTGAATGAGATATTGCTGAAAAGGGCTGAGCCGTTGAACTCAACCGTTACACCGTCTACTGAAATCATATGCTGAAAATTTGGCTGCAAAGGTAATGTTTTATTTTCTGGTGACACTGTATTTTTAGCAGAATGCTTTCCAGCGCCTGCCATTGCGTCACACAAAGCAGGCATCGGGGAGATTACACATTTGTAGGTACAAGTTTTAAACTAAAACGTCGTATATTTGTTATCACAGCGTGACCAGACAACACACAAACATTGAACATGAGCAAACAAAGTATAAAAATAGACATCGTTTCTGATATTAACTGCCCTTGGTGCTACGTGGGGGAGCAGCGCCTGAAAAAGGCCGTTGCCGCCACGGAGGCCAAGTATAGCTTTGATATCAGCTTTAAACCCTACGAGCTGAATGCCAACCTCCCGCAGGAGGGCCAGGACAGAGTGGAGTACTTTAAAAAGGCCTACGGCCCTAACATCGTCTCGCAGCTAGACGCCATGAATGAACGCATGACGAACGCGGGCGCCGAAGAAGGCATCGAATTTCGTTTTGATAAGCTAACGAAGGTGAACAACACGTTTAACGGGCACAGGCTGATTTGGCTGGCTGGCGAAAACGGTGTGCAGGAAAAAGTGGCCAACGCCCTTTTCTACAGCCACTTCACCGAGGGCAACAACATGAACGACACTGAGCTGCTGAAGCAAATAGGCCTCGACAATGGCATACCGGCCGAAAAGCTGGAAGGCTTTTTTGAAAGTGAGGCAGGCAAGGCAGAGGTGCGTGAGATGGAGCAGTGGGCGCAGGATGCAGGCATCACAGGCGTACCCGCCTTCATCATTAACGACAAGTACCTGGTAAGTGGCGCACAGCCTGCCGAGGCTTTCCTGAACGTGTTCGCGCAGGTGGCACCGCAGCTAGAGGAAATCAAGGGAGAAGGCAACAGCTGCGGCATAGACGGCTGCTGCTAAACCAGCTCCTATAGTTATTGTATTGCAAAAGGCCGGGCAGATAGCCGGCCTTTTGTGTATCCACCCAACTCCTGCAATCCTCTACCGAAACAAGATTCCCAGGCACCGGCTCCTCCTGGCCAACACCCGGCGTTAAACCACCTCCCTCCGCCCCCTGTTAGCATCTTGCCCTGCCCTTGGCGTAACCAGGCGCCCTAATTTCCAAGACCATAGCCGGGCATCACTAAAAAGCACTAAATTTACAGCCATTACGTAGGCTTTACCATAGGCCTTTATCGAACTGCAACGCAAGGCGGCAACGGCCGGGGCGTAGCAAAGGGAATAACAAAGAAAAGTGACTACAACTATCAAAACAGCAGCCATGGAACAGCCGAAGCGCCTCTTCGATTGCCTGGCTTATCAGCTAGAGCATTTCCCGCTGGACGACATGCTCAGTGCCAAGGAGCATGGCCACTGGAAAAAGTACAGCACCAGCGACGTGCAGGACCATGTGCTCCGGATCAGTGCTTCGCTGCTTGCGCAGGGCATCTCCAACGGAGACGGCACCACCGAAGGCCGTGACAAAGTCGCCATACTGAGCCAGAACTGCCCTGAGTGGATGATGGTAGACATGGCCATCCAGCAGATCGGGGCTGTTTCGGTGCCTGTTTACCCCACTATCAACAACAGCGAGCTCCAGTTTATACTTTCGGATGCCGCCGTTAAGCTGATCTTTGTGGGGGATGATACCCTTTACCGGAAAGTGCTCAGCATACAGGACGCCCTACCTGACCTTCAGGCAATATATGCCTTTAAGCCTGTAGCCGGTGCCCCGCACTGGACAGCGCTGCTTGCCGACACGACACCGGAAGTTGCGCAGCGCGTGCAGCAGCTAAGCCACTCGGTAGCCGAAACGGACCTGGCAACGATCCTGTACACCTCCGGCACCACAGGTACGCCGAAAGGCGTGATGCTTTCCCACCGCAACATTATCAGCAACGTGTTCGGCAGCGCAGACATCATTCAGGAGATTGGGGTGCGCGGGAAAAGAGCGATCAGCTTCTTGCCCCTGAACCACGCCTTTGAGCGCATGGCCACCTATTGCTTTTTCTACAGCGGTGTGTCCGTGTACTATGCCGAAAGTATGGAAAAGATCGCGGAGAACCTGCGGGAGGTAAAGCCGACGCTTTTCACTACTGTTCCGCGGCTGCTGGAGAAGGTGTACGAAGGCATTCTGGCCAAGGGGGGCGAGCTGACGGGCATTAAGAAGCGCCTGTTTTTCTGGGCGCTCCGCCTGGCCGAGCAGTACGAGATTAACCAGCCGCAAGGCCCCAGCTATAAAGTACAGCTGGCCCTGGCCGACAGGCTGATCTTTAGCAAGTGGCGCGAAGCCCTGGGAGGCGAGGTAAAGGCAATCATTACCGGCGCGGCAGCCTGCCAGGTGCGGCTGCTAAAAGTCTTTACGGCGGCCGGAATCGTGATACAGGAGGGCTATGGCTTAACCGAGGCCTCCCCTATCATCAGCGGCAACCGCTACAGCGAAAAGAACCGCATGTTCGGCACAGTGGGCCCGCTGCTAAAGGATGTGGAGGTACGCCTGGCACCAGACGGGGAGATTCTTTGCAAGGGGCCAAACGTGATGATGGGCTACTACAAGCGCCCTGACCTGACGGCAGAGGTAATGGAGGGAGACTGGCTGCGCACCGGCGACATCGGCACGATGCTGGAAGACAGGTTCCTGAAAATAACCGACCGCAAAAAAGAGCTCTTTAAAACCAGCGGCGGCAAGTACGTGGCGCCCCAGCCCATTGAAAACAAAATGGTGGAAAGCCATTGGATAGAGCAGATTATGGTGGTGGGCGAGTTGCAGAAATACGTGGGGGCCCTCATTGTCCCTGCTTTCCAGGCGCTAAAAGAGTGGTACGCCAAGCAGGGCCAGCCCTACCCCGGCGACCAGGCGGTTATAAAGGACAAACAGGCTTGGGCCCTGATCAACGACGCCGTGGCCCAGTATAACGAGTACTTTAACCATGTAGAGCAGGTTAAGAAATTTGTACTGCTGCCTTACAACTGGTCGATAGAGGGAGGCGAGCTAACCCCAACCCTCAAGCTGAAGCGAAAGGTAATTCAGGAAAAATATAAAGACCTGATCAGCCTGATTTACACGAAAGAGCTCGCCTAAGTATAAACCCAAGTATACAGCGCCTTTTCCCGCCGCTGTATACTTGGGTTTATACTTAGGCACTGGCTTAGCGCACCACCTGCTGCCGGCAGTATTCCTCCTCCAGCTGGATTAAATCCGCCAGCAGCGCGTGCGCCACCGGGCCGGGCTTACCGTCGGCTATGGTCTTTTCATCCACCTGCACCACGGGTAGAATCCGCTTTGTGGTACTGGTCAGGAAGGCCTCCTTTGCCTGGTATACATCTTCCAGCGTCACGGCCCGCTCAACTACCTTGTACTTTTTGGCGGCAAGTGCCAGCACATTTTTCCTGGTTACGCCAAGCAGCACATTTGAATCTGGCGTTACAACGGTGCCATCCTGCGCCACAATAAAGAAATTGCAGCGCGGGAACTCCGTCACAACCCCGTTCTGCTGGTAAAGCACGTCGCTGGCCCCCTTGCTTCTGATCTCTTCGATCAGGCGGATACCCATGGTGTAGTTAATCGTCTTGGCCTGCGGTATCTCCCGCACATACGCGTGCGTGATGATCTTTATGCCGCGCGCAAGCATCTCCTGCCCCGGCAGCGAAAGGGGCTGCTGCAGCATAACCAGGCTCGGCTCGGCAGGGTCGTACCCGTTGCCGGAGTAGCCACCCGTCAGGATCATTTTCACCCCCGACACGCCCATGTCGTTGCGTTCGATCAGTTCGTAAACCACATCGCGCAAGGCCTTATCAGACAGCGGCACGGCCATGTGCAGCATGCGTGCCGACGCATGGAAGCGCTCCAGATAATCCTCCAGGAAGAGCGGGTGCCCCTGCGACACTTTAACATAGTCGAACACGCCGTAGCCTCTCTGGATGGCAAGGTCGCTCACGTGCAGGAAGGCGTTGTCCAGCGGCAGGATTTCCCCGCGGACATAAGCAAAATTATTAGTCTGTGATGGCATTGTGTTTCTTCAGGATCTTTAGGACTTTCGCTAGCGGCAGGGCCTCCACCGTTCTTTGCTCCTTGCCCGTCATGGTTTCTGCTTTAAACAGGGAGTTGATGATCGCTTCTTCCGTGGCCTCGATAACAGCCATGAACAAAGGCGACATGTCATCGTTGCGCAAGGTATTGTTTGCCTGCGTTTTACCTGGTGAAGTATAGGGGATACGCAGCTCCGGGTGCGCTGAAAAAGCGATGACGTAGTCTCCGCTTCCGTTAGAGGCGATCCCGCCGGTTTTTGCCAGGCCCATCATGGCGCGCTTGGCCATCCGTTCGAGGTTTCGGGCATCTACGGGGGCATCTGTGGCCACTACGATCATACAGGAGCCGTCGGCACTGTCTTTTATCTTCTGGCTGAAATAATACTGCCCCAGCTCCTGCCCCACGGGTGCCCCGTTTACCTGCAGCACACCGCCGAAGTTCGTCTGCACCAGCACCCCCACCGTATAGCCGCCCAGGCTCCCGGGCAGCTGCCGCGAGGAGGTGCCGATGCCGCCCTTAAAGCCAAAGCAAACCGTTCCGGTACCTGCCCCCACATTGCCCTCGTCCACGGCACCGCCTTTTGCCTGCTGTATCGCCTGCACTACGTCCGCCTCCGTCACATGCCTGCCCCGGATATCATTCAGGTAGCCGTCGTTCGTCTCCCCCACCACCGCATTCACCGACTGCACCTCCTCATTATCCGGCTGCTGCAGCTCGTAGCCGACCACTGCGTTCAGGGCCGTGCCCACGCTCAGCGTGTTGGTTAGTATCACCGGCGTCTCCAGGTTGCCCAACTCCACCACCTGCGTGCTTCCGGCCAGCTTCCCGAAACCGTTGCCTACGTACACCGCGGCAGGCACCTTCTCCTGAAACACATTGCCTTCGTGCGGCAGGATCGCGGTAACGCCCGTGCGCACACTGTCTTCCCGAACAAGGGTGGTATGCCCGACACGGACGCCTGCCACATCGGTGATAGCATTATGCTTGCCTGTCGGGAGCACCCCGACCACGATGCCGTACTCCCGGGCCCGCTTGCGCTTTTGCTGGGCCCAGGCCTGTGTGGTTACTCCTATCATCAATAGCAGAAGAAGAAGTGGTTTTACCTGTAGTGCTTGCTGCATAGGTAAATATAGATGAAATCTAAAGATATGCAGGCACAAAATCAGTTTTTATACATAGCGAAAAACGGATGGAGCGGGGTAACTCCTGCCTTGGCAGCAAGCCGGTGAAGAAACGGGTGTTACTCTCTGGGAGGGTTGATCATGATGTGGGCGCCATGCGTGCCGGGGTACATGATCCAGGGCATTCCCGGAGACGCTGCCTTCAGGGGTAAACCTGTGCCTTCAGCGGTGGCAAAGGGAATGTACACCACGTAGCGCAGGTAACCGTTCTCCACCTCCCCGGAGGATCGGTCAAAGTCTTCGTCATCGGCAGAGAAAACAAACAGTGAGGCAGGCTGCTTCGGCATGGCCAGCTTTCCGCTCTTTGCCTCCCGCTCCCGGGTAGCAAAAATCTCCTTGGCGTCTTTTCCGGCCTTCCGCAAAGCCCGGCCCCGCGCCATGAACGGCTCCAGGTCACGGTGGTAGCAGGAGGAGGAGAAACCCTTCTGGGCCGGGTCGTCTGCAAGGCAGACCATCTCGTTCGTTCCTTTCCGCAACTGCACCAGCTCCCCCTGCTGGTTATACCCCCATACAGCCGCACCTTCCCGCTTCTCAGCCGGCGCGGCCAGCACAGCCGACTTTATCTGAACTTCTGGTGATGGAACGCCTGACTGGGCAAAAGCGCTGAAAGCAGCCAGGAGAAAGACAGCTAGAACGAATGATTTTTCCATAGGTCGGGGCTTTAGGTTTGGGGTTTAAAACTAACAGCCGCCGCATCATGTGCCAGCAAGCCGTATGCTACAAGGTGAGGTACGTAACCAGGTATAAAAGGATAGAACTACGCACCCTTCAATTAAAGCCAGGCAAACTGCTGTTGCATCTAAGAAAAAAATAACCTTTTTTAGCCTCCCCAGACACAATAAGAAATAACCATGATTACACGACACTGGACGGGGCAGGTAAAGCCGGCGGAAGCAGAAAACTACCTGCATTACCTGCGGGAAGAGCTGTTTCCAAAGCTTCGGCAGTTAAAAGGCTACCTGGGTGCTTCTGTGCAACGCAGAGAGGCAGCTGGCGCAACCGAGTTTCTGGTTATCTCCAGCTGGCAGTCGATGGAGGATATTAGCCGGTTTGCCGGTGAGAAGGCAGCAGTAGCCGTTGTATCAGAAAAGGCGCAGCGCATGATGGTTAGCTTTGAGAAAGAAGTACGCCACTATGAGGTTGCCTACGCCGAGTAAACGGAAAGTATAAACAGGGCAGTCAGGCGCAAGCGTAACGCCACAGGCCGTTTTAGCTGCAGCTAAAACGGCCTGTGGTATATCAATTCCATAAAGCAAAGGCAGTTGCGGGAACGCCTTAAGTTTAGCTTGGTGCTCAGTTATTATTTAGCGCCAGCTGGCTGTCAACCGGGGTACTTTTCTCCTCTACCTTCACTAAAATGGTAGTGGCAAAGTAGTCGGTGCCGCCATCGCGCACAACGCGCCAGCCCATCTCCTCCAGGTCCTGCTGAATGTAGCGGTTCAGAAAACCGTGTGCCACCAGTACTACTTTGGAGTTGTCCTCACTTGCATCGGCCAAAGTTTTGGCCGCTTTCCTGGCCCTGTTCTTAGCCGCTGCAAAGCTCTCCACGCCGCTCTTGTCGAGCCCCAGCAGCCACTTTACGCGGGCAACAGCCGTCCATACTTTAATGGGCAAACGCAGCTTTAGCGCACGCTTGCCAATACTCCGCTCAAACTCACGGAAGTCCGCGGAGAAAGTCATGTCGCTGTCCGTGCCAAAGAGGTACTCGGCCGTGGCGCGGGCCCTGTTCAGCGGACTTACGAAGACTTTCACATCCTCCCCCTGCTGCACTTGAAAGAAAGGCTTTTCGGGAACCACAATGCCTACTGAATCATAGGCCGCGATGTAGCGCTGGGCCTGCTCATGGGAAAACTTGCCTGTCTTGACGAGGTCGGGCTCACCGTGCCGGACAAGTGCAATCTGCCGCAGCTTTCCGTAGTCTTTCACTACCTGGTCTTCCGGCTCAATAAAACGCGTCGCTTGGGCCACTGGCGCGCCTGCAGCCGTCACGTAGGCGGCCTCGGCGTTTAGCTCCTGGTATTTTCCTGAGATATTTTCGATGACCTCGTGCCCGGACAGTTGTGTTTGAGCAGCGGCCGGCAGCACACCCAAAAAGGTGCAAATCAGGGTTGTCAATAGCAGTTTCTCCATTGGCTTCACAACCACAGGCAGGGAAAGGTGGTTCCGGGGAGCTCCTTTTTGCTGTATATAAATTTCGCAGCCCCGCACTGTCCATTAAGAAAACACGACCAAAAGGCTAAAAGGAGGCAAGTCTGCCGTGCCCGAAAAGGCGGGTACATCAGAGCGTTACGTCGTTTGCCAGCGGCCTCCCCTGCTCAAAGTCGGAAATGTTCTGCAGCGTTACCTGTGCAATGCGTTGCAGCGCATCGGTGGTAAAGAACCCCTGGTGGCCTGTTATCAGCACGTTGTTAAAGGAGAGCAGGCGCATAAACACATCGTCCTGAATGACTTTGTTGGAAAGGTCTTCAAAGAACAGGTCCGCCTCCTCCTCGTACACATCCAGGCCCAGGTACTTGATCTTTTCGCTTTTCAGCCCCTTTATCACCGCTTTTGTATCAACTATGGCGCCGCGGCTCGTGTTGATCAGCATGACGCCGTCCTTCATTTTTGCGATCGCCTCCTCGTTTACCAGGTGGTACGTTTGCGGGGTGAGCGGGCAGTGCAGCGAAATAATGTCGGACTTCGCGTAAAGGGTATCCAGGTCTGTAAACGCCACCCCGATGGCCGCAGCCTCTTCACTTTCGCGAAGGTCATGGCCAAGCACCCGGCAGCCGAAGCCAGTCAGAATCTGTGCTGTTACCAAGCCTATTTTTCCCAGGCCGATCAAACCGACGGTTCTGCCGTGGAGGTCAAAGCCCATCAGGCCGTTCAATGAGAAATTGCCTTCTTTTACCCGGTTATAGGCACGGTGCGTTTTGCGGTTGAGCGTAAGGATAAGCGCTACGGTATGCTCGGCTACGGAGTAAGGGGAATACGCCGGCACCCGCACGACCTTTATGCCCAGTGCTGTGGCGGCTTTTATATCCACGTTGTTGAACCCGGCGCAGCGCAGGGCGACCAGTTCTGTGCCTGCCTTGCGTAGCCCCTGCAGGACACTCTCATTTACCACATCGTTCACAAAAACACAGACCGCCTTGCTCCCTTCTGCCAGCGTAACGGTATGCGCGTGCAACGGCGACTCCAGGAACTTGAAGGTATGGCCGGCGCTGGCGTTCGCCGCCTCAAAGAACTGCCGGTCGTATACTTTTGTGCTGAAGAAAGTGACGTGCATAGGCCCAAGCGTTTAAGAACTCACCGTATCCTTTAAGGGTTTACTTTCTGTAAAACAGATGGTTGCAACCAAGTCAGAACCTCAACGCATTTTAAAAACGCAGACAGCCGGTTTTTCCGCTTAGTTCTCCCCTGCTGCACGAAATCCGGCAATACACAACATTTCGCGGGGTAAGCACGATACAAAACGATCCATCAACAACGTATAGCATGAATCAAACATCCACAGACCAGAGTGTAGAGACACAGGTGAGGGAGCAGTTGGCAGAACTGCTGAAAGGAGGCTTTGCCCCCAACGTTATTCTCCTGCGCGAGTTCGACTACCGCAAGGCCGGCATTCTGCTCGATGGGCTGCATTTTTCTGCCTGGATACTACTGGGCCACATTCAGGCACGGCACCAAACGCTGCTCAACTTTATGAAG includes:
- a CDS encoding response regulator, producing MNHVERVLVIDDDPTSIFLTTRILKSMGIGEQTQTARNGLEGLELFKEAVAQNRVPQLVLLDLKMPVMDGFGFLAELEKLGSESLAQAKVVLLSSSQNPWEMEKAKKYVAAAFCHKPLTKEKLQRVLDTAR
- a CDS encoding ABC-F family ATP-binding cassette domain-containing protein — translated: MISVDGVTVEFNGSALFSNISFNINENDRIALMGKNGAGKSTLLKTIAGVNKPTRGKISAPKDAVIAYLPQHLLTEDKCTVFEEASKAFSRILDMKAQMDELNAQLETRTDYDSDDYYKLIEQVSELGEKYYSIEEINFDAEVEKTLLGLGFLRADFTRPTSEFSGGWRMRIELAKILLQKPDLILLDEPTNHMDIESIQWLEDFLVNNAKAVIVISHDKTFVDNITNRTIEVTMGRIYDYKVNYTQYLQLRKERREQQQKQYDDQQKEIAEIQTFIDRFKGTYSKTLQVQSRVKMLEKMEIVEVDEVDTSALNVKFPPAPRSGNYPVIVEDLTKKYGDHTVFADASLTIERGEKIAFVGKNGEGKSTLVKAIMGELDYDGKLQLGHNCMIGYFAQNQASLLDEDLTVFQTIDQIAVGDVRTKIKDLLGAFMFSGDTVEKKVKVLSGGEKTRLAMIKLLLQPVNLLILDEPTNHLDLKTKDILKDALKAFDGTLILVSHDRDFLDGLATKVFEFGNKRIKEHFEDINGFLRNKKMENLREIERSVAK
- a CDS encoding DsbA family oxidoreductase, with product MSKQSIKIDIVSDINCPWCYVGEQRLKKAVAATEAKYSFDISFKPYELNANLPQEGQDRVEYFKKAYGPNIVSQLDAMNERMTNAGAEEGIEFRFDKLTKVNNTFNGHRLIWLAGENGVQEKVANALFYSHFTEGNNMNDTELLKQIGLDNGIPAEKLEGFFESEAGKAEVREMEQWAQDAGITGVPAFIINDKYLVSGAQPAEAFLNVFAQVAPQLEEIKGEGNSCGIDGCC
- a CDS encoding AMP-dependent synthetase/ligase; this translates as MEQPKRLFDCLAYQLEHFPLDDMLSAKEHGHWKKYSTSDVQDHVLRISASLLAQGISNGDGTTEGRDKVAILSQNCPEWMMVDMAIQQIGAVSVPVYPTINNSELQFILSDAAVKLIFVGDDTLYRKVLSIQDALPDLQAIYAFKPVAGAPHWTALLADTTPEVAQRVQQLSHSVAETDLATILYTSGTTGTPKGVMLSHRNIISNVFGSADIIQEIGVRGKRAISFLPLNHAFERMATYCFFYSGVSVYYAESMEKIAENLREVKPTLFTTVPRLLEKVYEGILAKGGELTGIKKRLFFWALRLAEQYEINQPQGPSYKVQLALADRLIFSKWREALGGEVKAIITGAAACQVRLLKVFTAAGIVIQEGYGLTEASPIISGNRYSEKNRMFGTVGPLLKDVEVRLAPDGEILCKGPNVMMGYYKRPDLTAEVMEGDWLRTGDIGTMLEDRFLKITDRKKELFKTSGGKYVAPQPIENKMVESHWIEQIMVVGELQKYVGALIVPAFQALKEWYAKQGQPYPGDQAVIKDKQAWALINDAVAQYNEYFNHVEQVKKFVLLPYNWSIEGGELTPTLKLKRKVIQEKYKDLISLIYTKELA
- a CDS encoding aminotransferase class IV; amino-acid sequence: MPSQTNNFAYVRGEILPLDNAFLHVSDLAIQRGYGVFDYVKVSQGHPLFLEDYLERFHASARMLHMAVPLSDKALRDVVYELIERNDMGVSGVKMILTGGYSGNGYDPAEPSLVMLQQPLSLPGQEMLARGIKIITHAYVREIPQAKTINYTMGIRLIEEIRSKGASDVLYQQNGVVTEFPRCNFFIVAQDGTVVTPDSNVLLGVTRKNVLALAAKKYKVVERAVTLEDVYQAKEAFLTSTTKRILPVVQVDEKTIADGKPGPVAHALLADLIQLEEEYCRQQVVR
- a CDS encoding P1 family peptidase, which gives rise to MQQALQVKPLLLLLLMIGVTTQAWAQQKRKRAREYGIVVGVLPTGKHNAITDVAGVRVGHTTLVREDSVRTGVTAILPHEGNVFQEKVPAAVYVGNGFGKLAGSTQVVELGNLETPVILTNTLSVGTALNAVVGYELQQPDNEEVQSVNAVVGETNDGYLNDIRGRHVTEADVVQAIQQAKGGAVDEGNVGAGTGTVCFGFKGGIGTSSRQLPGSLGGYTVGVLVQTNFGGVLQVNGAPVGQELGQYYFSQKIKDSADGSCMIVVATDAPVDARNLERMAKRAMMGLAKTGGIASNGSGDYVIAFSAHPELRIPYTSPGKTQANNTLRNDDMSPLFMAVIEATEEAIINSLFKAETMTGKEQRTVEALPLAKVLKILKKHNAITD
- a CDS encoding antibiotic biosynthesis monooxygenase family protein, translated to MITRHWTGQVKPAEAENYLHYLREELFPKLRQLKGYLGASVQRREAAGATEFLVISSWQSMEDISRFAGEKAAVAVVSEKAQRMMVSFEKEVRHYEVAYAE
- a CDS encoding histidine phosphatase family protein; protein product: MEKLLLTTLICTFLGVLPAAAQTQLSGHEVIENISGKYQELNAEAAYVTAAGAPVAQATRFIEPEDQVVKDYGKLRQIALVRHGEPDLVKTGKFSHEQAQRYIAAYDSVGIVVPEKPFFQVQQGEDVKVFVSPLNRARATAEYLFGTDSDMTFSADFREFERSIGKRALKLRLPIKVWTAVARVKWLLGLDKSGVESFAAAKNRARKAAKTLADASEDNSKVVLVAHGFLNRYIQQDLEEMGWRVVRDGGTDYFATTILVKVEEKSTPVDSQLALNNN
- a CDS encoding 2-hydroxyacid dehydrogenase translates to MHVTFFSTKVYDRQFFEAANASAGHTFKFLESPLHAHTVTLAEGSKAVCVFVNDVVNESVLQGLRKAGTELVALRCAGFNNVDIKAATALGIKVVRVPAYSPYSVAEHTVALILTLNRKTHRAYNRVKEGNFSLNGLMGFDLHGRTVGLIGLGKIGLVTAQILTGFGCRVLGHDLRESEEAAAIGVAFTDLDTLYAKSDIISLHCPLTPQTYHLVNEEAIAKMKDGVMLINTSRGAIVDTKAVIKGLKSEKIKYLGLDVYEEEADLFFEDLSNKVIQDDVFMRLLSFNNVLITGHQGFFTTDALQRIAQVTLQNISDFEQGRPLANDVTL